Proteins encoded within one genomic window of Nonomuraea gerenzanensis:
- a CDS encoding protein kinase domain-containing protein: protein MVAQGTTLAGRYRLDTRIGAGGMGEVWRGEDVVLARTVAVKVLLPGRMEDPGFVARFQGEARAMATINHSGVVDVYDYGVSGDTVYLVMKFVDGEPLDRLLGRLGRIPPQPAMELIAQAASALQAVHDQGIVHRDVKPGNLLVQRDGTLVLTDFGIARSDIASRLTDAGMVLGTAAYCAPEQAEGAPVTPAVDIYALGVVAYECLVGQRPFDGDSAVTIALKHIREAPPPLPQDIPQSVRTLVEIALSKDPARRYPSARAMSEAARAIASGQAPAVPELATGSTMAQAQQQPSQQYQQAAQQQGGQQYPQTGQQYAQTGQQYQQTGQFQQTGQFQQTGQFQQTGQHDAGPYQTGARMAHEDTAVSERRGSRRAAKAPRRTGLIAGIAAAVVLGVGATAVALTGMPLGAPEPTTTTTNVADPETTKPPKPTTRTSKPQAEPPTQEPTRPPTTRQGRPTQTAEETEKPTQSPSGTPSTTPPTSKSPSPTVSTNKVLMPNVIGKRYSEAVGMVEAAGLLSNPEDQTTTTDGMRCGRVKASTPGAGKSVTKGTTVTLVVVDSVCPEDGSPTPTPTPTPTPKS, encoded by the coding sequence ATGGTGGCCCAAGGGACGACACTGGCGGGGCGGTATCGGCTGGATACCCGCATCGGCGCCGGTGGCATGGGCGAGGTGTGGCGAGGCGAGGACGTCGTGCTCGCACGCACCGTCGCCGTCAAGGTGCTGCTCCCCGGCCGCATGGAGGACCCCGGCTTCGTCGCTCGCTTCCAGGGGGAGGCGCGGGCGATGGCCACGATCAACCATTCCGGCGTGGTGGACGTCTACGACTACGGCGTCAGCGGCGACACCGTCTACCTGGTGATGAAGTTCGTCGACGGCGAGCCGCTCGACCGCCTGCTCGGCAGGCTGGGGCGGATCCCGCCGCAGCCGGCCATGGAGCTCATCGCGCAGGCCGCGTCGGCGTTGCAGGCCGTCCACGACCAGGGCATCGTGCACCGCGACGTCAAGCCGGGCAACCTGCTCGTGCAGCGCGACGGCACGCTCGTCCTCACCGACTTCGGCATCGCCCGCTCCGACATCGCCAGCCGGCTCACCGACGCCGGCATGGTGCTCGGCACCGCCGCCTACTGCGCGCCCGAGCAGGCCGAGGGCGCCCCCGTGACGCCCGCCGTCGACATTTACGCCCTCGGCGTGGTCGCCTACGAGTGCCTGGTCGGCCAGCGGCCCTTCGACGGTGACAGCGCGGTCACGATCGCGCTCAAGCACATCCGTGAGGCCCCGCCGCCGCTGCCCCAGGACATTCCGCAGTCGGTGCGCACGCTGGTCGAGATCGCCCTGTCCAAGGACCCGGCCAGGCGTTACCCCAGCGCTCGTGCGATGAGCGAGGCCGCCAGGGCGATCGCCAGCGGCCAGGCGCCCGCCGTCCCCGAGCTGGCCACCGGCTCCACCATGGCCCAGGCCCAGCAGCAGCCGAGCCAGCAGTACCAGCAGGCCGCGCAACAGCAGGGCGGCCAGCAGTACCCGCAGACGGGCCAGCAGTACGCCCAGACCGGGCAGCAGTACCAGCAGACCGGCCAGTTCCAGCAGACCGGCCAGTTTCAGCAGACCGGCCAGTTTCAGCAGACCGGTCAGCACGACGCCGGCCCGTACCAGACGGGCGCCAGGATGGCGCACGAGGACACGGCGGTCTCCGAGCGGCGCGGGAGCCGCCGCGCGGCCAAGGCGCCGCGCAGGACGGGCCTGATCGCGGGCATCGCCGCGGCGGTCGTGCTCGGCGTGGGCGCCACCGCCGTGGCGCTGACGGGCATGCCCCTCGGCGCGCCGGAACCGACGACGACCACCACCAACGTCGCCGACCCGGAGACCACCAAGCCGCCCAAGCCCACCACCAGGACCAGCAAGCCCCAGGCCGAGCCGCCGACGCAGGAGCCGACCAGGCCCCCCACCACCAGGCAGGGGAGGCCCACGCAGACGGCGGAGGAGACCGAGAAGCCGACGCAGTCGCCGTCCGGCACGCCCTCCACCACCCCGCCGACCTCGAAGTCGCCCAGCCCCACCGTCTCCACCAACAAGGTGCTGATGCCGAACGTGATCGGCAAGCGCTACTCGGAGGCGGTGGGCATGGTGGAGGCGGCCGGCCTGCTGTCCAACCCCGAGGACCAGACCACCACCACCGACGGCATGCGCTGCGGCAGGGTCAAGGCGAGCACGCCGGGCGCGGGCAAGTCGGTGACCAAGGGCACCACGGTCACGCTGGTCGTCGTCGACAGCGTCTGCCCCGAGGACGGCTCGCCGACGCCCACCCCGACGCCGACGCCCACGCCGAAGTCCTGA
- a CDS encoding DUF4097 domain-containing protein: protein MRALWLAAGAVATVVALTLSTVALWQGFGEARTPTDVTMRSIPFDGRELRIQAGKGQVDLMILSGRAGELLIQRALRWTRDRPTVTEDWDAASGTLRLDAVCPGHDQPRGPICRADYVVQVPPETTLEAGTSGGRLRVDDLFGDLRLTTVSGDVRVNALAGDLWVRTGTGHVQGDGLRSARADVEVGSGDVQLAFRSAPSEVKAIVRTAGDIDLYVPPNLYDVTAEGANTTLDVRRASGASRKVTVRAPEGLVSVCCR, encoded by the coding sequence GTGAGAGCCCTGTGGCTGGCGGCCGGCGCCGTGGCCACCGTGGTGGCGCTGACGCTGTCCACGGTGGCCCTCTGGCAGGGCTTCGGCGAGGCCAGGACCCCGACGGACGTCACCATGCGGTCCATCCCGTTCGACGGCAGGGAGCTGCGGATCCAGGCCGGCAAGGGCCAGGTGGACCTGATGATCCTGTCGGGGCGGGCGGGTGAGCTGCTCATCCAGCGGGCGCTGCGCTGGACCCGCGACCGCCCCACGGTCACCGAGGACTGGGACGCCGCGTCGGGCACGCTGCGGCTCGACGCCGTATGCCCCGGCCACGACCAGCCGAGGGGGCCGATCTGCCGGGCCGACTACGTGGTGCAGGTGCCGCCGGAGACCACCCTGGAGGCCGGCACCTCCGGAGGCCGGCTCCGGGTGGACGACCTGTTCGGCGACCTGCGCCTGACCACCGTCTCCGGCGACGTCCGCGTCAACGCCCTCGCGGGCGACCTCTGGGTGCGCACCGGCACGGGCCACGTGCAGGGCGACGGCCTGCGCAGCGCGCGGGCCGACGTGGAGGTCGGCTCGGGGGACGTCCAGCTGGCCTTCCGCAGCGCCCCGTCCGAGGTCAAGGCGATCGTGCGGACGGCGGGCGACATCGACCTGTACGTGCCGCCGAATCTGTACGACGTGACGGCCGAGGGCGCCAACACCACCCTCGACGTCAGACGGGCCTCCGGCGCGTCAAGGAAGGTCACCGTGCGGGCCCCCGAGGGCCTCGTGAGCGTGTGCTGCCGATGA
- a CDS encoding thioesterase family protein gives MTLTPGLRAQLLIMVEMEDTAKRIGSGDVPVLATPRLLALAEAATVRAVERHLAPGETSVGTRVELEHLAASPLGAHVQVGVELTEVDGRRLVFAFEAHDQHTVVGKGTIERVVVDRAKFLARAIR, from the coding sequence ATGACGCTCACGCCAGGTCTCCGTGCCCAACTGCTCATCATGGTCGAGATGGAGGACACCGCGAAGCGGATCGGCAGCGGCGACGTCCCGGTGCTGGCCACGCCGCGTCTGCTCGCGCTGGCGGAGGCGGCGACCGTACGCGCCGTCGAGCGGCACCTGGCGCCCGGTGAGACGTCCGTCGGCACCCGGGTCGAGCTGGAGCACCTGGCGGCCAGCCCGCTGGGCGCGCACGTGCAGGTCGGGGTGGAGCTGACCGAGGTGGACGGCAGGCGGCTGGTCTTCGCGTTCGAGGCCCACGACCAGCACACCGTGGTCGGCAAGGGCACCATCGAGCGGGTCGTGGTCGATCGCGCCAAGTTCCTCGCCCGCGCCATCCGCTGA
- a CDS encoding acetolactate synthase yields MESAKHAGDAAVAVSKAYGVETMFTLSGGHVFPLYDGAVHEGMRILDVRHEQSAVFAAEATARLTRKPGLAVLTAGPGITNGVSGVATAHFNGSPVVVLGGRAPQSRWGSGALQEMDHPPLLGPITKLSFTASAADSVGQDVEVAFRTAVAPHRGPVFLDFYMDHLFSPSPVHDVSTQSPSPLEPDADDLAGIARLLAEAERPVLVYGSDVWMDRAEEAARDFAETWRLPVIPNGQGRGILPAGHELLVTRARGLAFAQADLVIVVGTPLDFRLGYGWFGGKDGAPLARVVHIADAPSQLATHMQPAASAAGDLSVVFWSLGTACGDAGVKPDAYASWVSRLSEAAAAAIAGDAELLASDSDPIHPMRIYGELNRVLDDDAVVIGDGGDFVSYAGKYVEPKQPGNWLDPGPYGCLGTGLGYSIAARLARPSSQVVLLLGDGAAGFSLMDVDTLVRHRLPVVMICGNNGMWGLEKHPMQMLYGYDVAAELQPQCRYDQVVTALGGGGELVTKPSEIGPALRRAFDSGMPYLVNIATDPQIAYPRNTTGV; encoded by the coding sequence ATGGAGTCTGCGAAGCACGCCGGTGACGCCGCTGTCGCCGTGTCCAAGGCCTACGGTGTCGAGACCATGTTCACCCTGTCGGGAGGGCACGTCTTCCCGCTCTACGACGGCGCGGTGCACGAGGGCATGCGCATCCTCGACGTACGCCACGAGCAGAGCGCGGTCTTCGCCGCCGAGGCGACCGCCAGGCTGACCAGGAAGCCCGGCCTGGCCGTGCTGACCGCCGGCCCCGGCATCACCAACGGCGTCAGCGGCGTCGCGACCGCCCACTTCAACGGCTCCCCCGTGGTCGTCCTGGGCGGCCGGGCACCCCAGTCCCGCTGGGGCAGCGGCGCGCTGCAGGAGATGGACCACCCGCCGCTGCTCGGCCCGATCACCAAGCTGTCGTTCACCGCCTCCGCCGCCGACTCCGTCGGCCAGGACGTCGAGGTGGCCTTCCGCACGGCGGTGGCGCCCCACCGCGGCCCCGTCTTCCTCGACTTCTACATGGACCACCTGTTCTCCCCCTCGCCGGTCCACGACGTGAGCACGCAGTCGCCGTCGCCGCTGGAGCCCGACGCCGACGACCTGGCGGGCATCGCGCGGCTGCTGGCCGAGGCCGAGCGCCCGGTCCTGGTGTACGGCTCCGACGTGTGGATGGACCGCGCCGAGGAGGCCGCCCGCGACTTCGCCGAGACGTGGCGGCTGCCGGTCATCCCCAACGGCCAGGGGCGCGGCATCCTGCCGGCCGGCCACGAGCTGCTCGTCACGCGGGCCCGCGGCCTCGCCTTCGCCCAGGCCGACCTGGTGATCGTGGTGGGCACCCCGCTCGACTTCCGCCTCGGCTACGGCTGGTTCGGCGGCAAGGACGGCGCGCCGCTGGCCAGGGTGGTGCACATCGCCGACGCGCCCTCCCAGCTGGCCACCCACATGCAGCCGGCCGCGTCCGCCGCGGGCGACCTGTCCGTGGTGTTCTGGAGCCTCGGCACGGCCTGCGGCGACGCGGGGGTCAAGCCCGACGCGTACGCGTCGTGGGTGTCGCGGCTGTCCGAGGCGGCCGCCGCGGCCATCGCCGGCGACGCCGAGCTGCTGGCCTCCGACTCCGACCCGATCCATCCCATGCGCATCTACGGCGAGCTGAACCGGGTGCTCGACGACGACGCCGTGGTGATCGGCGACGGCGGCGACTTCGTCTCCTACGCCGGCAAGTACGTCGAGCCGAAGCAGCCGGGCAACTGGCTCGACCCGGGCCCGTACGGCTGCCTGGGCACCGGCCTGGGCTACTCCATCGCCGCCCGCCTGGCCAGGCCGTCCTCGCAGGTGGTGCTGCTGCTCGGCGACGGCGCCGCCGGGTTCTCGCTGATGGACGTCGACACCCTCGTCCGCCACAGGCTCCCGGTCGTGATGATCTGCGGCAACAACGGCATGTGGGGCCTGGAGAAGCACCCCATGCAGATGCTGTACGGCTACGACGTGGCCGCCGAGCTGCAGCCGCAGTGCCGCTACGACCAGGTCGTGACCGCGCTCGGCGGGGGCGGCGAGCTGGTGACCAAGCCGTCGGAGATCGGGCCCGCGCTGCGCAGGGCGTTCGACTCGGGCATGCCGTACCTGGTCAACATCGCCACCGACCCGCAGATCGCCTACCCCCGCAACACGACGGGGGTGTGA